gtttaaaatatttgttttttattttgatattaTGATAGAATTACTTTTGAAATGCATATATAGTTATATTTTATGATATTATAGCTACAATGAGTTCCTCTTAATGAAAAGGTAATACATTTTTACTCATCTCAACAGATTTTTATTCTTTACTCATCACAAACTAGTAAGAAAAATGCTACAGGACACGAGATTTGACGCACGACCACGTCATTTATGAgtcataaataatatataaaaaaacgaCAAAGCAAGTCATTCGCGCCCAAACTTCTTATTTTGAAATTGTAGCCGCCGAAATCCATCTGTTTCATAAACTGTCGCCATCCAAATCTTTATGTTTCAGAAATTGATGCATCACCGTCGCTGAGGAGAGTTGCATTGTCGAAAAGAGTTGTTTCATCGTCGCATTGAAGAGAGCTGGTCATCGTCATTGAGAAGGAGAGTTGCATCACAAAGAAAAGTTGTGTCGTCGTTGCATTAGATTAAACTTAGTAAACCATTTTGAACATATTTTTCTTTCCTTACTATTATTATATCCAAAGTCCAAACTAATTTTCATTAAATCCTCATAGGGTACCATTACAGGCGCCCACAGGGATGAGTAGTTAATATGATTGAGGTAAGGGTAATTGTAAATGAAGGGTCAGGGTTTGAACACTAAAGAAagataatttgtactaatttagtaacaactaacattaactcataaaaaaaaacccatTACAGGTGCCCACCCAATCAtttagtttcatctctttctcttTAATTCAAATTTCCAAAATCCTATTTTGATGATTCAACTTACAATGTGCATATAGTTTTTGAAACAAAATCAAACATCTATCTAGTTCAaagatttgtttattttttttttttgaaagtaaagatttatttgtttttcaaaatacTTTCATTAATTAAtagtaagaaaataaaaacattattcTATCCTTTTTACCTATCAAATTCAAAAAAGGGCTTAAATCGATTAATTGAGTATGCGTgtgaaagtgaaaaagaaaggATTCGATTTCGTAGAGTCCTAAATCCTAATAGAAAGATTAGAAGATCGACGCGCGAAGTAAAGCAACGAAACGGTGTCGTATGGCATGAAGCAATCGAGTGCGTGTGAAACTACTATATATAGTCACACACAGAGAGAGTGTGTGAAGCAACAATCAACAATGGAGAGCAGCGAAGATCCCAAACCCGACGGCAACGCCGCCGCACTCATCGCCGCATTCTGCGAGATCACCGCCTCCACCAAACAACAAGCCCTCTTCTTCCTCGAAAGCCACAATTTCGACCTCGACGCCGCCGTCTCCACCTTCCTCGACGACGACGACAACACCCTAATCAACCCCACCACAACCGCCACCGCAACCGCCGCCGCCGACGACGACGAAAACGAAAACGACGCCGTTTCACCCTCCGAGCCTCAATCCCCTGACTTCTACCCTTCCCCGTCTCCCTCACGCTCGCCTTCCCCTTCCCACTCCCCCTCTCGCGCCCCCTACGAGCTCCGATCCCGCAGGTCACTCGGCAAGAAACCTTCCTCCTCGTCTTCCGGAACCCGCCGCGGTGGAATCCGCACGTTCCGTGATCTCAATCGCGGATCCGGTACCGATTCTGAATTCGATGAACCGCCTCCGGAGGAGTACTACACTGGTGGTCAAAAGAGGTGAAATTCAATTCCTCATGGTTTTAGTTGTGGAATTCTCTTGATTCTTGAATAGGTTTTGATTCAATGCTGAAAACTTTAGCAATTGGGGTTTTTATGTGCAAATTGTAAAACCTAACATCATGCTAATAGTCAACTTCACTTACCAATGGGTAGTGGTTGGTTCAAGTCCCCTTATGCAATGTCTCGGGTTCGAGTCTTGTGGGAGAGTTAGCCCCATGTGGATGTTCCGGCTCGAACAGGATTGCCTCCGAAGAAGAGTCttgcaccaaaaaaaaatagtcaaCTTCCCTTTTGTGATTGCTATTTATGACATGTGTATTTTTCTTTCTCATATTAATAATGCACCTGTTGTTTTCAATGTTGCAGTCTGATTCAAAGGTTTAGTGTtggtttggttttcagtttgaaAGTGTTTTCACCCAACGGAGGTTCAAAGCCTCGTTCATGTTTAGGGCATTGGAATGTGTGATCTCGAATTTCAATGCCCCGAACGGACTtccaaactgaaaaccaaacacagCCTCGGACTTTAGCAATTGGGATTATGTGCAAATTGTGAAACCCAACATTATTATGCTAATACTCAACTTCATTTGAGATTGCTATTTTTGAcatgtgtgtattttttttctcataTCAATTATGTACTTGTTGTTTTCAATGTTGCAGTGGAATGCTTGTGCAAGATCCTACCAGAGGTGGTGGGAACAGTGTGGATGATATTTTTGATCAAGCAAGGCAGGTAGCTGTTGATCCACCTCCAACTGAAAACTCTTCTAGGTCAAGGAGTTTCAGTGGAACTGCCAGGTTGCTTTCTGGGGAGACATTGCCGTCTGCTCCTCAACCGGTAGGGGAGATCACGTACGCGATCACGTTCTGGAGGAATGGTTTCTCGATCAATGATGGTCCTTTACGGAGGTTGGATGATCCACAAAATGCTCCATTTATTGAGGTAACTTGCTTTGAAGTGTTTGTTTCCATAATCTAATGTTTGTCTTCAGAATTTATTGAATGCTATTTATGCACTCTTTCTAGTAGAATTAGAGTCTGTTTAGGTAAACAGTTTGATTTATcacataagtgcttattcataagaCTATTTGAGAAGCTTATTGAGATAAACTTAAAGGAACATATATGCAGATATGAGCATTTATTGATAAGCTAATATAAgaagtttatgaaaataaactcaaaagaGTTTATAGGTTTCATAAGTTTACCCTAACACTTATGGATAAGTGCTTATACTATAACATAAGCTTGAATAAGTTGTTTCAAACATAGTCTTAGTATTATATACTTATCATTAGTTAACCTCAATGCAGAGCATAAAGA
This is a stretch of genomic DNA from Lotus japonicus ecotype B-129 chromosome 1, LjGifu_v1.2. It encodes these proteins:
- the LOC130733469 gene encoding plant UBX domain-containing protein 4-like, whose product is MESSEDPKPDGNAAALIAAFCEITASTKQQALFFLESHNFDLDAAVSTFLDDDDNTLINPTTTATATAAADDDENENDAVSPSEPQSPDFYPSPSPSRSPSPSHSPSRAPYELRSRRSLGKKPSSSSSGTRRGGIRTFRDLNRGSGTDSEFDEPPPEEYYTGGQKSGMLVQDPTRGGGNSVDDIFDQARQVAVDPPPTENSSRSRSFSGTARLLSGETLPSAPQPVGEITYAITFWRNGFSINDGPLRRLDDPQNAPFIESIKKGECPRELEPVDRRTSVHVNLSRREENYPEPAKPRHLPFRGVGRTLGSSSSGSEAAGEPIQATAAAASSRSTAPTPEIGLVVDDSKPVTSIQLRLADGTRMVSRFNHHHTIRDIRAFIDASRPGGARSYHMQTMGFPPKQLTDLEQTIEQAGIANSVIIQKL